Part of the Variovorax sp. PAMC 28711 genome is shown below.
CTTCGGCTTCGTCGTCGCCCAGCAGCGCCTCGAGCTGGTCGCGCGCGGTTTCGAGCGCGACCACCGGTTGCTGGCCGGTGCGCGCCCGCATCGTGAGGTAGCGCTCGCTGCCGTACTGCTCGTACAGCCCGTCGTTGCGCACCGCGAGACCGGCCAGCGCCATGACCTGCAGCGTCGGCCGCAGGCGGGCGAGCGATCCTTCGGGCAGGCAGGCGGCGGCCACCTGCCGATCGAGCCGGCGCTGGCGCTCCGGCGTCAGCATGCGCGCAAGCACACCGGCATCGCTCGCGTCGGTGAAGGCCTTCAGAGAGGCCGGGTCGGCCATGTCGAGCTCGAGGGCCAGCGTGTCGCTGTCGCCGAGCGCGCCGAGCAGCCGCGGGCCCTGGAAATACCAGTCGGGCCTGCCGACGTGCATCGTTCCGTAGAGCCACGAGGAACGACCGTCTTTCTCGATGCGCCAGAGGAAACCGCGATCGGCCGGGCGCTTCGACGCAGCCTGCAGATCGGCCATGGACGGCGGCGCCGGCAACGCACAGGGCGGCGCCGCCGCCGGCTGAGCCAGCGCCGCGGCGGCGCCGAGCGCGCAAGCCCACCCGAGCACGACAGAACGCAGGGTCGAGGAGACAAGGGAAGGCGTCATGCAGTGCAGCGGGATCGGTTTGCGGCCATTCTGTCAGCCGCCGCCCGATAATTCAGCGCATGACCACGCCCCTCTTCCACCTCGCCTTCCATGTCCGCGACCTGAACGAAGCGCGCCGTTTCTACGGCGGCGTGCTCGGCTGCACCGAAGGCCGCAGCACCGACACCTGGGTCGACTTCGACTTCTTCTCACACCAGATTTCGCTGCACCTGGGCGAGCCGTTCGCCACCGCGAACACCGGCCGAGTCGGCGACGTGATGGTGCCGATGCCGCACTTCGGCCTCGCGATGGATCTGGCCGAATGGAAGACGATGGCGGCCCGCCTGGAAGCCGCGAACACCGACTTCGTGCTCAAGCCGCAGGTGCGCTTCGAGGGCCAGCCCGGCGAGCAGTGGACGATGTTTTTCCGCGATCCGTCGGGCAACCCGATCGAGGTCAAGGGCTTCCGGTCGCTCGCCAGCGTGTACGACAAGTGAGCACGGTGTGAGCTACACCTTCGCGTCCGCCACGGTGTTGCTGCTGCTCATCTGCGACCCGCTCGGCAACATCCCGATCTTCGCGAACGCGCTGAAGAACGTGGCGCCCGAGCGCCGCACGCTGGTGATCGTGCGCGAGGTGCTGATCGCCTTCGCGCTGCTGCTCGGCTTCATGTTCGTCGGCGACCGCTTCCTGCACGTCATGGGGCTGTCGGGCCTGTCGTTGCAGATCGCCGGGGCGGTGGTGCTGTTTCTCATCGCGCTGCGCATGATCTTCCCGAACCAGGGCGGCTTCGAGCACACGCATGAAGGCGAGCCGCTGATCGTGCCGCTCGCGATCCCGGCGCTGGCCGGCCCGTCGGCGATGGCCACGGTGATGTTGCTGGTGTCGCAGGCGCCGGAGCGCCGCCTCGAATGGATCGCGGCGCTCTCGGTGACGATGGCCGTGTGCGCCGTCGTGCTGGTGCTGGCCGAACGCATCCAGCGCCTGATCGGCAACCGCGTGGTGTTGGCGCTGGAGCGGCTGATGGGCCTGATCCTCGTCGCCGTGTCCGTCGAAATGATGATCCGCGGCTTGAAGCTGCTCGCCTCCGAATGGCCCCGATAAAAGCGACCTCTCTGCTCTTTTTTGCGCTGCTGTGGTTCGGTGGCGCCGGCCTCGTGCATGCGGTGCAGGACTGCGAGATGAACGGTCAGGGCATCAACCCTTCCAACGGCAATACCACTGCCGGCAAAACCGGACTCATGCGCTGCAAGGACCGCGACAGCGGCGTTCTGCAGCGCGAGCAGCAGATCCAGAACGGCGTCTTCATGGGACTCGTGCGCCACTACCAGGACGGCAAGCTCGTTCGGGAGCACAACGTCAACGCCAAAGGCAACATTGACGGCGCCGCGCGCGAGTTCGCGCCCACCGGCAAGCTGCTGCGCGAATCGGTCTATGTGGACGGTAGCGAAACCGGACTGATCCGCGCTTTCTATCCGGGCGGCAACCGCCGCCGCATCGCCTTCAACGGCGAAGGCAGCCGCGAGTCGGCTTCCGTCGAGTTCACCGAAGCCGGCCAGCCGAGCGCGCTGCGCTGCGGCGACAAGCCAATGCTGGCACCGGCCTTCGACGACGCGAAAGCCTGCGGCTTCGGCGCCGCCGCGTCGCAAGTGGAATTGTTCGACAGCGCCGGCCGGGTGCGGCAGCGCGTGTCGTACACCGCGGGCAAGCGCACGCGCTGGGAAAGCCTCTACGACAACGGCCAGGTGGAATCGAGCGGCGAAATCACCGGCACGCAGTCGGTCGGGCGCCGCTTCTCGTCGACCGGCGTGAAGCGCTCGGAGGTCTACGGCATCGTGAACGACCGCCGCACGGTGCGCCAGCGCGAACTCGACTATTCGGAGCGCGGCACGCTCGTGCGCGAACAGCGCTGGTCGCCCGATGGCATGCCCACGAACGACGACAGCTTCTATCTGAACGGCCAGCCGCGCAGCAAGACCGCCTACAGCGGCAGCGGCGCCCAGCGCATCGTCGAGGTCAGCGAGTTTCACGACAACGGCCAGCGCGCGCGCCAGGGCCGCTACCGCGCCGGGCTGCGCGGCGGCACCACGACGTCGCTCGGCACGCACCAGAGTTTCGACGAGAAAGGCCGCCTCGTCGCCGAGACCGCCTACGACGACAAGGGCCGCATCGCGCGAGAGCGCGCGTTCGACGAGAACGGGCAGTTGCTGCGCGACGACGAAGTGTTCGAGGACGGGTCGCGCAAGGCGTTTGCGAGGTAAGGCTGGCTAGGCGTTGAGGGCAGGGGCTTCGGCCACCACCACCCGCCCGGTCGTCGCCACAACCTCCTGTTCGATCGCTCCGAACAGCGATCGCCCATCGAGCCCCTTCATCTCGATGCGAATCGTGTCGCCGAACTTCATGAAGTCGGTGGCGGGCGCGCCGTCCTGGATCGTCTCGATGCAACGCTTTTCGGCGATGCACGAATAGCCTTTGGGCCATTCCATGCGGCCGCCCTTGCCCTCGACGCCCTGGTTGCTGACCGTGCCGCTACCGACGATGCTGCCGGCGCGCACGTTGCGCGTCTTCGCGATGTGCGCGATGAGCTGGCCGAAGTGAAAGGTCATCTCCGGGCCGGCGTCGCACTGGCCGACCTTGCGACCGTTCCAGGTGCTTTGCAGCGTGAGGTGCACGCGGCCTTCCTGCCAAGCCTCGCCGATCTCGTCGAGCGTGACGGCGACGGGGCTGAATGCGGTGGCGGGCTTGGCTTGAAAGAAGCCGAAGCCCTTGGCCAGTTCGGCCGGGATCAGGTTGCGCAGGCTCACGTCGTTGGCGAGCATCACGAGGCGGATGCCGTCGAGCGCCTGCTCCGGGCTCGCGCCCATCCTGACGTCGCCGGTGACGACCGCGATCTCGGCCTCGAAATCGATGCCCATCGCTTCGCTCGGCACGACCACGTCGTCGGTCGGGCCGAGGAAGTCGTCGCTGCCGCCCTGGTACATGAGCGGGTCGGCGTAGAAGCTCTCGGGCACTTCAGCGTTGCGCGCCTTGCGGACCAGCTCGACGTGGTTGAGGTACGCCGAGCCGTCGGCCCACTGGTAGGCGCGCGGCAGCGGCGCCATGCACTGCGCCGGGTCGAACGGAAACGCGTGGCGCGCGCGGCCGGTGTTGACGGCGTCGTACAGGTCCTGCAGTTGCGGCGCCATGAAGCCCCAGTCGTCCAGCACCTGCTGCAGGCGGCTGGCGATGCCGGTGGCGTAGTGGGCGAGCGTGAGGTCGCGCGAGACGACGACGAGCTGGCCGTCGCGGGAGCCGTCCTTGAGGGTGGCGAGTTTCATGGTGGCGGCTACTAAACTGATTGAACGGGCGGCAGTTTACCGAGTGAACCCTCGCGGGCCGCCGCCCGTCCCACCCCGCACGCACTGCATGACCGCCCACACCGCTCCCGCCCTGCCCGACCCGCCGCGCCCGCCGTGGCGGGCAGCCGTGCTGTTGACGCTGGCCGTGCTGCTGGCCCACCTGGCGCTGTTGTTCCTGGCGCCGATGGGCACGGGCGCGAAGCCGTCGCCGCTCGAAGCACGCTTCAGCACGCGCACGATCGTGATCGCGCCGCCGCCGGCGGCCGAAGCGGCTGCTGCTACGCCTGCCGCAGCGCCGGCCGCGCCCGCGGTGCAGGTGCCGGCACGGAAACCGCCGAGACCGCGCGCGGTACGTCCCCCCAAACCGGCGGCGGTTGCGGTGCCTCCGGTGCCCGAGCCCCCGGCGTCCGTCGACGTCGCCCCACCGGCCGAGGTCGGCGATGCGACCGCGTCGGCACCGCTGGCCGCTGCGAGTGCGCCGGTTTCCGACGTCATTGCAGCGCCTGCCGCCAGCGCATCGGATGCAGCCAGCGTGGCCGGCACAGGCGACGCGGTGCGCGTCACCGGCCCGCAGTCGTTGCGCGTGCCCGGCTCGGTCAAGCTCAAGTACGACGTGTCGGGCCAGCAGGGCATGTCGCCGATGAAAGGCGTGTACGGCGAGGTCGACTGGCTGCAGGACGGCAACACCTACGACGCGCGGCTGTCGCTCGGCGTGCTGTTCAAGACGCTGCGAACGCAGCGCAGCACCGGCGTGATCACCGGGAACGGCATCGAACCCGATCGTTTCTCCGACCAGCGCAAGGTCGAGGTCGCGTCGCACTTCGTGCGGGGCGAGGGCAAGGTCGTGTTCAGCAACAACGCGCCGAGCGTGCCGCTTCTCGTCGGCGCGCAAGACCGCCTGAGCGTGGTGATGCAGCTCGGCGCGATGCTGGCCGGCGACGCGACCCGGTTTCCGGCCGGCAGCACGATCGCGGTCCAGACCGTGGGGCCGCGCGATGCCGACATCTGGACTTTCAACGTGGGCGACGAAGAGGTGCTGAGCCTGATGGCGGGCGAGATCACGGCCCGCAAGCTCACCCGCAACCCCCGCAAGGAGTTCGACGACAAGATCGAGCTCTGGCTGGCGCCGGCGCTGGGTTACTTGCCGGTGCGGATCAAGCAAACCCAGCCGAACGGCGACTTCGCCGACATGCAATTGCGCGACCAGCTGCCCCTTGGGCCACCCTCCTGAGCCGAAATTGGCAAATTCTCTTGAAACTGGCGCGTTGATTGCTATCTAACCTCCCATGAATGCCATCGAACTCCTCAGCAATTCCGACTTGCACATGCTCTACGACTCCGAGTCGTATGCCGTGATGCATCTGCAGCCGACGGAAGGCGACGAGCCGCTGGCACCGCATTTGCCGGTGCTGTCGCGCCACGGCTTCGAGATCGTGGACAAACGTTCGGGCAAGGAGGTCTACCTCGATGGCTCGTGGGCCGAACTGTTCCAGCAGCAGATCACCGCCTGGCAGCTCAACACGCCCACACAGGAAGAGGTCGAAGACACGCTCGAGGGTTACGCGGAGCTGGCCCAGAACCCGGTTCTTCTGCACTGACGCACCGCCAATGGCACCTGCGAAGTAAGCAGTGGCTCGCATGGAGTCGACGGGCACGTGGGACATGCGCTTCGCATGCAAGCGCTGAAGCAGCAGGCCGAAGCCCCATCCCGGCAACAGCGCCCAGACGATCGCGAGCACGGTGCCGATGGTCCATTGACCGCCATTGCGCAGTGCGTTGGCGCTGGCGGTCGGCGCACCCGCGATCGATGCCAGCGGTACCGCCAGCAGGCGGGCCGATCATCCAGGGCAGTGGCGTGGGGAGGGCGACGCAAGCCCCGGTTGCGGCCAGCGCGAGCCGCAGCGTCGCGGCGACACGCGCCAGATAGCGGCAACTTGGAAACGGCAAGAAAGGGACAGCGGAAAGCGGCGAAGGATGGCGACACGGATCTCGGCGCTTCGCTAGTATCGCGCGATGCCTGCCCACCCCCTGCCCCGTCGCCTGCTCCTGCTGTCTGCCTTCGCCCTGGTGGTCGGGTGTTCGGTCACCCAGCCGCCGCAAGCCGACGCGCCGGACGGCCCCGTCGCGCAGCGCATCGAATCGCTGCTGCCCGTGGACGCGATCCTGCTCGGCGAGCAACACGATGCGGCGGACCACCATCGGCTCGAACGCGAGGCGGTCGATGCGCTCGTCGCGCGCGGCCAGCTGGCCGCACTGGCGATCGAAATGGCCGAAGAAGGCCGCAGCACCGACAAGCTGGGCGCGAAGTCCACCGAAACGCAGGTGCAGGCCGCGCTCGAATGGAACGACAAGGCCTGGGGCTGGAACGACTACGGCCCGGCCGTGATGGCCGCCGTGCGCGCCGGCGTGCCGGTGGTCGGCGCCAACCTGCCGCTGTCTCGCACCCGCACCGCGATGGCCGACGTGTCGCTCGACGCCCAACTGAGCGACGCGGCACGCGCCACGCAGCAAGCCGCGGTGCGCGAGGGCCACTGCAACCTCCTGCCCGAAACGCAGATCGTGCCGATGACGCGCGTGCAGATCGCGCGCGACCGCGCGATGGCGCAGGCGATCGTGAAGGCGCGCCAGCCTGGCAAGACGGTGTTGCTGATCAGCGGCGCAGGCCATGCCGCCAAGGCGCTCGGCGTGCCGCAGCACCTGCCGACCGACGTGAGCTTCAAATCGGTCGAACTGCAGGCCGGCACAGGCACCGGTCGCGTGGGCTATGACGCCGTCTGGCGCACGCCCGCGCTGCCCGAGAAGGACTACTGCGCCTCGCTGCGCAAATAGCCTTCTCCGGTCTCGCCGGAGTCAGGCGAACTTCTTGATCGCGTCCGCGAGCGTGTTGACCAGCGTGTCGATGTGCGACTTCTCGACGATGAACGGCGGCGCGATCACGATCACGTCGCCCGCCGGCCGCACCAGCGACCCCTTGTGATAGCAGTCGACAAAAATATCGTAGGCCCGCTTGCCCGGTGAGCCCGCGATCGGCGCGAGTTCCACCGCTGCGGCCAGGCCGAGACTGCGAATGCCGATCACGTTGGGCAGGCCCTTGAACGCGCTGTGAAACGCATTGCCCAGCACCGGCCCCATTTCACCGGCGCGCGAGAAGAGCTGCTCGCTCTTCATCAGGTCGAGCGTCGCGATGGCCGCGGCGCACGCCACCGGATGGCCCGAATAGGTGTAGCCGTGGAAGAACTCGACCACGTGCTCGGGCGCGTCGGTCTTCATCATCTGGTCGTAGAGCTTGTCGCGGCAGATCACGCCGCCGAGCGGAATGACGCCGTTGGTCACGCACTTGGCGAAGTTCAGCATGTCGGGCACCACGCCGTAGTAGTCCGACGCGAAGTTGGTGCCCATGCGGCCGAAACCGGTGATGACCTCGTCGAAGATCAGCAGGATGCCGTGCTTGTCGCAGATCTCGCGCAGGCGCTTCAGGTAGCCCTTGGGCGGCAGGTACCAGCCGGCCGACCCGGCCACCGGCTCCACGATGATCGCGGCCACGTTGCTCGGATCGTGCAGCGGCAGGATGCGCTGCTCGAGTTCCAGCAGCGGGTCTTCGGCCCACACGGGTTCCTGGTTGTGGACATAGGCGTGGTTGACCGGGTCGTGGATGAAACGCATGTGGTCCACGCGCGGCAAAAACGCCGAACCGAACACCTTGCGGTTGCCCGGAATGCCGCCGACCGACATGCCGCCGAAGCCGACGCCGTGGTAGCCCTTCTCACGGCCGATGAACACGTTGCGGTGGCCTTCGCCCCGTGCGCGGTGGTAGGCCAGCGCGACCTTCATCGAGGTGTCGGCGGCTTCGCTGCCCGAATTGCAGAACAGCACCCTGTTCAGGTCGCCGGGCGCGAGTGCCGCGATCATCTCGGCGGCCTTGAAGGCCTTGTCGTTGCTGACCTGGAACGCCGTCGCGTAGTCGAGCGTGTCGAGCTGCTTCTTGATCGCCTCGCTGATCGGCTTGCGGTTGTGGCCGGCCCCGACGCACCACAGCGACGAGATGCCGTCGATCACCTTGCTGCCATCGTGCGTGGTGAATTCCATGCCGTCGGCCGCCACGAAAACGCGCGGGTCTTTCCTGAAAGCACGGTTGGGGGTGAAGGGCAACCACTGGTTGTCCATGTTGAATTCGGTGTGGGCCATGTGTCGCTCCTGCAGGGGGGAAGCCAACATTCTGGCACCGCTGCGACAATCGGGACCGATGACCACGACTGCCTACATCCTTACCCTCTCATGCCCCGACCGCACGGGCATCGTGCACGCTGTCTCGGGCTTCCTTCTCGAACGCGGCGGCAACATCGAAGAAGCCGCGCAGTTCAACGACCCCGGCACCGGCCTCTTCTTCATGCGCGTGCGCTTTGCGTGCACGGCGCACGACGAAACCGCCTTGCGCATGCAGATCGGCGTGCTGGCCGGCAGCTTCGCGATGAACTGGCAACTCCATGCCGCCGCCGTGCCGATGAAAACGGTGATTCTCGTCAGCAAGGACGGCCATTGCCTGAACGACCTGCTGTTCCGCTGGAAGAGCGGGCACCTGGCGATCGACGTGCGCGCCATCGTCTCGAACCACCGCGATTTCTACCAGCTGGCCGCGAGCTACAACGTGCCGTTCCATCACATCCCGGTGACGGCCGCAACCAAGGCGCAGGCCGAAGCGAAGCAGCTGGAGATCGTCGAGGCCGAAGGTGCCGAGCTCGTGGTGCTGGCGCGCTATATGCAAATCCTGAGCAACGGCCTGTGCGAGTCGCTCGCGGGTCGTGCGATCAACATCCACCACTCGTTCCTGCCAAGCTTCAAGGGCGCGAAGCCCTACTACCAGGCACACGACCGCGGCGTGAAGCTGATCGGCGCCACCGCGCACTACGTGACCGCCGACCTCGACGAAGGCCCGATCATCGAACAGGACGTGGCCCGCGCCGACCACACCGACACGGTCGACGACCTCACCGCGCGGGGGCGCGACACCGAAAGCCAGGTGCTGGCCCGCGCCGTCAAATGGCACAGCGAGCATCGGGTCTTGCTCAACGGCCACCGCACCGTTATCTTCAAGTAGATGAACGCACCGAACACCCCCGCCGAACACGCATTGCTCTCGAAGTCGGCGCGCCAGGCCGAGGTGGTTCGGGCGCTCACGACGCAGCTGCCATCGCATGCGCTGATCTGGCACGACGAGGACACCACGCCTTACGAGTGCGATGGCCTGACTGCCTACCGTGCACGACCGCTCGTCGTGGCACTGCCCGAAACCGAAGCGCAGGTGGCGGCGGTGCTGCGCACCTGCCACGGTTTGGGCGTGCCTGTGGTGGCGCGCGGCGCCGGCACCGGCCTCTCGGGCGGCGCGATGCCCGACACGATGGGCGTGACGATGTCGCTGGCCAAGTTCAACCGCATCGTGAAAATCGATCCGGTGAGCCGTACCGCCGTCGTGCAGTGCGGCGTGCGCAACCTGGCGATCAGCGAGGCGGCCGCCCCCTTCAACCTCTACTACGCGCCCGATCCGTCGAGCCAGATCGCCTGCACCATCGGCGGCAACGTGGCCGAGAACTCGGGCGGGGTGCATTGCCTCAAGTACGGGCTCACGCTGCACAACGTGTTGCGCGTGCGCGGCTACACCGCCGAAGGCGAGCCGATCGAATTCGGCGGCGAGGCGCTCGACAACCCGGGGTTCGACCTGCTCGCGCTGGTCATCGGCAGCGAAGGCATGCTGGCCGTGACCACCGAGGTCACCGTCAAGCTGGTGCCCAAGCCGCAGCTCGCGCGCTGCATCATGGCCAGCTTCGACGATGTGCGCAAAGCCGGCGATGCGGTCGCCTCGGTGATCGCCAACGGCATCATCCCGGCCGGCCTGGAGATGATGGACAAGCCAATGACGGCCGCGGTCGAAGACTTCGTGCGCGCGGGCTACGACCTCGACGCGGCGGCGATCCTGCTGTGTGAATCCGACGGCACCGTCGAAGAGGTCGAGGAAGAAATCGGCCGCATGACCGACGTGCTGCGCGCCTCGGGCGCCACGGCCATCGCGGTCAGCACCAGCGAAGACGAGCGCCTCAAGTTCTGGAGCGGCCGCAAGAATGCATTCCCTGCCTCGGGTCGCATCAGCCCCGACTACATGTGCCTCGACTCGACCATTCCGCGCAAACGCCTGGCCGACATCCTGCTGGCCATCCAGCAGATGGAAATCAAATACAACCTGCGCTGCTGCAACGTGTTCCACGCCG
Proteins encoded:
- a CDS encoding TraB/GumN family protein; its protein translation is MTPSLVSSTLRSVVLGWACALGAAAALAQPAAAPPCALPAPPSMADLQAASKRPADRGFLWRIEKDGRSSWLYGTMHVGRPDWYFQGPRLLGALGDSDTLALELDMADPASLKAFTDASDAGVLARMLTPERQRRLDRQVAAACLPEGSLARLRPTLQVMALAGLAVRNDGLYEQYGSERYLTMRARTGQQPVVALETARDQLEALLGDDEAEEIAELDEALDQLESGSARDLTLRLANAWARSDWTELASYRAWCDCVKTPADERALRRLLDDRNPGLADGIAALHARGQRVFAAVGALHMAGTVGLPALMAARGFVVTPVFPAP
- a CDS encoding VOC family protein codes for the protein MTTPLFHLAFHVRDLNEARRFYGGVLGCTEGRSTDTWVDFDFFSHQISLHLGEPFATANTGRVGDVMVPMPHFGLAMDLAEWKTMAARLEAANTDFVLKPQVRFEGQPGEQWTMFFRDPSGNPIEVKGFRSLASVYDK
- a CDS encoding MarC family protein, with protein sequence MSYTFASATVLLLLICDPLGNIPIFANALKNVAPERRTLVIVREVLIAFALLLGFMFVGDRFLHVMGLSGLSLQIAGAVVLFLIALRMIFPNQGGFEHTHEGEPLIVPLAIPALAGPSAMATVMLLVSQAPERRLEWIAALSVTMAVCAVVLVLAERIQRLIGNRVVLALERLMGLILVAVSVEMMIRGLKLLASEWPR
- a CDS encoding toxin-antitoxin system YwqK family antitoxin gives rise to the protein MAPIKATSLLFFALLWFGGAGLVHAVQDCEMNGQGINPSNGNTTAGKTGLMRCKDRDSGVLQREQQIQNGVFMGLVRHYQDGKLVREHNVNAKGNIDGAAREFAPTGKLLRESVYVDGSETGLIRAFYPGGNRRRIAFNGEGSRESASVEFTEAGQPSALRCGDKPMLAPAFDDAKACGFGAAASQVELFDSAGRVRQRVSYTAGKRTRWESLYDNGQVESSGEITGTQSVGRRFSSTGVKRSEVYGIVNDRRTVRQRELDYSERGTLVREQRWSPDGMPTNDDSFYLNGQPRSKTAYSGSGAQRIVEVSEFHDNGQRARQGRYRAGLRGGTTTSLGTHQSFDEKGRLVAETAYDDKGRIARERAFDENGQLLRDDEVFEDGSRKAFAR
- a CDS encoding fumarylacetoacetate hydrolase family protein — encoded protein: MKLATLKDGSRDGQLVVVSRDLTLAHYATGIASRLQQVLDDWGFMAPQLQDLYDAVNTGRARHAFPFDPAQCMAPLPRAYQWADGSAYLNHVELVRKARNAEVPESFYADPLMYQGGSDDFLGPTDDVVVPSEAMGIDFEAEIAVVTGDVRMGASPEQALDGIRLVMLANDVSLRNLIPAELAKGFGFFQAKPATAFSPVAVTLDEIGEAWQEGRVHLTLQSTWNGRKVGQCDAGPEMTFHFGQLIAHIAKTRNVRAGSIVGSGTVSNQGVEGKGGRMEWPKGYSCIAEKRCIETIQDGAPATDFMKFGDTIRIEMKGLDGRSLFGAIEQEVVATTGRVVVAEAPALNA
- a CDS encoding DUF3108 domain-containing protein, with translation MTAHTAPALPDPPRPPWRAAVLLTLAVLLAHLALLFLAPMGTGAKPSPLEARFSTRTIVIAPPPAAEAAAATPAAAPAAPAVQVPARKPPRPRAVRPPKPAAVAVPPVPEPPASVDVAPPAEVGDATASAPLAAASAPVSDVIAAPAASASDAASVAGTGDAVRVTGPQSLRVPGSVKLKYDVSGQQGMSPMKGVYGEVDWLQDGNTYDARLSLGVLFKTLRTQRSTGVITGNGIEPDRFSDQRKVEVASHFVRGEGKVVFSNNAPSVPLLVGAQDRLSVVMQLGAMLAGDATRFPAGSTIAVQTVGPRDADIWTFNVGDEEVLSLMAGEITARKLTRNPRKEFDDKIELWLAPALGYLPVRIKQTQPNGDFADMQLRDQLPLGPPS
- a CDS encoding BTH_I0359 family protein, yielding MNAIELLSNSDLHMLYDSESYAVMHLQPTEGDEPLAPHLPVLSRHGFEIVDKRSGKEVYLDGSWAELFQQQITAWQLNTPTQEEVEDTLEGYAELAQNPVLLH
- a CDS encoding ChaN family lipoprotein, giving the protein MPAHPLPRRLLLLSAFALVVGCSVTQPPQADAPDGPVAQRIESLLPVDAILLGEQHDAADHHRLEREAVDALVARGQLAALAIEMAEEGRSTDKLGAKSTETQVQAALEWNDKAWGWNDYGPAVMAAVRAGVPVVGANLPLSRTRTAMADVSLDAQLSDAARATQQAAVREGHCNLLPETQIVPMTRVQIARDRAMAQAIVKARQPGKTVLLISGAGHAAKALGVPQHLPTDVSFKSVELQAGTGTGRVGYDAVWRTPALPEKDYCASLRK
- a CDS encoding aminotransferase class III-fold pyridoxal phosphate-dependent enzyme gives rise to the protein MAHTEFNMDNQWLPFTPNRAFRKDPRVFVAADGMEFTTHDGSKVIDGISSLWCVGAGHNRKPISEAIKKQLDTLDYATAFQVSNDKAFKAAEMIAALAPGDLNRVLFCNSGSEAADTSMKVALAYHRARGEGHRNVFIGREKGYHGVGFGGMSVGGIPGNRKVFGSAFLPRVDHMRFIHDPVNHAYVHNQEPVWAEDPLLELEQRILPLHDPSNVAAIIVEPVAGSAGWYLPPKGYLKRLREICDKHGILLIFDEVITGFGRMGTNFASDYYGVVPDMLNFAKCVTNGVIPLGGVICRDKLYDQMMKTDAPEHVVEFFHGYTYSGHPVACAAAIATLDLMKSEQLFSRAGEMGPVLGNAFHSAFKGLPNVIGIRSLGLAAAVELAPIAGSPGKRAYDIFVDCYHKGSLVRPAGDVIVIAPPFIVEKSHIDTLVNTLADAIKKFA
- the purU gene encoding formyltetrahydrofolate deformylase codes for the protein MTTTAYILTLSCPDRTGIVHAVSGFLLERGGNIEEAAQFNDPGTGLFFMRVRFACTAHDETALRMQIGVLAGSFAMNWQLHAAAVPMKTVILVSKDGHCLNDLLFRWKSGHLAIDVRAIVSNHRDFYQLAASYNVPFHHIPVTAATKAQAEAKQLEIVEAEGAELVVLARYMQILSNGLCESLAGRAINIHHSFLPSFKGAKPYYQAHDRGVKLIGATAHYVTADLDEGPIIEQDVARADHTDTVDDLTARGRDTESQVLARAVKWHSEHRVLLNGHRTVIFK
- a CDS encoding FAD-linked oxidase C-terminal domain-containing protein — its product is MNAPNTPAEHALLSKSARQAEVVRALTTQLPSHALIWHDEDTTPYECDGLTAYRARPLVVALPETEAQVAAVLRTCHGLGVPVVARGAGTGLSGGAMPDTMGVTMSLAKFNRIVKIDPVSRTAVVQCGVRNLAISEAAAPFNLYYAPDPSSQIACTIGGNVAENSGGVHCLKYGLTLHNVLRVRGYTAEGEPIEFGGEALDNPGFDLLALVIGSEGMLAVTTEVTVKLVPKPQLARCIMASFDDVRKAGDAVASVIANGIIPAGLEMMDKPMTAAVEDFVRAGYDLDAAAILLCESDGTVEEVEEEIGRMTDVLRASGATAIAVSTSEDERLKFWSGRKNAFPASGRISPDYMCLDSTIPRKRLADILLAIQQMEIKYNLRCCNVFHAGDGNLHPLVLFDANDPDELHRCELFGADILETSVAMGGTVSGEHGVGVEKLNSMCVQFTAAENEMMFGVKRAFDPAGLLNPGKVIPTLQRCAEYGKQVFRAGKTLPFSDLPRF